The following are from one region of the Nicotiana tomentosiformis chromosome 7, ASM39032v3, whole genome shotgun sequence genome:
- the LOC104091545 gene encoding coatomer subunit beta-1 isoform X2 translates to MEKSCSLLIHFDKGTPALANEIKEALEGNDVPAKIDAMKKAVMLLLNGETLPQLFITIIRYVLPSEDHTIQKLLLLYLEIIEKTDSKGRVLPEMILICQNLRNNLQHPNEYLRGVTLRFLCRLNEVDIIEPLIPSIMSNLEHRHPFVRRYAILAVMSIYKLPQGEQLLVDAPEKIENVLTTEQDPSAKRNAFLMLFQCAQERAINYLLTHVDRVSDWGELLQMVVLDLIRKVCRTNKAEKGRYIKIIISLLTAPSAAVTYECAGTLVSLSSAPTAIRAAANTYCQLLQSQSDNNVKLIVLDRLNELKSSHKDIMVDMIMDVLRVLSSPNLDIRRKTLDIVLELITPRNINEVVLTLKKEVVKTQSGELEKNGEYRQMLIQAIHSCAIKFPEVASTVVHLLMDFLGDNNVASAIDVVVFVREIIETNPKLRVSIVTRLLDTFYQIRAARVCSCALWIIGEYCLSLSEVESGIATIKQCLGDLPFYSVSEESEATDSSKKTQQANSITTVSSRRPAILADGTYATQSAASETVFSPATVVQGSLTTGNLRSLLLTGDFFLGAVVACTLTKLILRLEEVQPSKIEVNKATTNALLIMVSMLQLGQSSVLPHPIDNDSYDRIVLCIRLLCNTGDEVRQIWLSSCRESFVKMLSDKQLRETEEIKAKAQTSFSQPDDLIDFYHLKSRRGMSQLELEDAVQDDLKRATGEFVKDENDANKLNRVLQLTGFSDPVYAEAFVTVHHYDIVLDVTVINRTKETLQNLCLELATMGDLKLVERPQNYTLAPESSKQIKANIKVSSTETGVIFGNIVYETSNVLERTVVVLNDIHIDIMDYISPAVCSDAAFRTMWAEFEWENKVAVNTVIQDEKEFLDHIIKSTNMKCLTAPSALEDECGFLAANLYAKSAFGEDALVNLSIEKQSDGKLSGYIRIRSKTQGIALSLGDKITLKQKGGS, encoded by the exons ATGGAGAAGTCCTGCTCTCTGCTGATACATTTTGACAAGGGTACACCAGCTCTTGCTAATGAGATCAAAGAAGCACTTGAAGGAAATGATGTCCCCGCCAAGATTGATGCTATGAAGAAAGCTGTAATGCTTTTATTAAATGGAGAAACCCTACCTCAGCTCTTTATTACTATTATTAGATATGTCTTGCCTTCTGAGGATCACACAATTCAAAAACTATTGCTTTTGTATTTGGAGATTATTGAGAAGACGGATTCTAAGGGGCGTGTGCTGCCTGAGATGATCCTAATCTGCCAGAACTTGAGGAATAATTTGCAGCATCCGAATGAGTACCTTCGTGGAGTTACTTTGAGATTTCTTTGCAGGCTGAATGAGGTTGATATAATTGAACCTCTAATTCCATCTATTATGAGTAACTTGGAGCATCGTCATCCATTTGTGAGGAGGTATGCAATTCTTGCTGTGATGTCTATTTACAAGCTCCCACAGGGTGAGCAGCTCCTGGTAGACGCACCAGAGAAGATCGAGAATGTTTTGACCACTGAGCAGGATCCATCGGCTAAGAGGAATGCATTTCTGATGCTATTCCAATGTGCTCAGGAGCGTGCTATCAATTACCTCTTGACTCATGTTGATAGAGTCTCTGATTGGGGCGAGTTACTTCAGATGGTTGTATTGGATTTGATTCGAAAAGTTTGCAGGACAAACAAAGCGGAGAAAGGGAGGTATATCAAGATTATTATATCATTGCTGACTGCCCCTTCTGCTGCTGTTACCTATGAATGTGCTGGGACTCTTGTTTCCTTGTCTTCTGCCCCAACTGCTATAAGAGCTGCAGCCAACACCTACTGTCAACTTCTTCAATCTCAAAGTGACAACAATGTTAAGCTTATTGTGCTCGATCGACTGAATGAATTGAAATCTTCCCATAAAGATATCATGGTTGATATGATAATGGATGTCCTTAGAGTACTTTCCAGCCCGAACCTTGACATCAGAAGAAAAACACTCGACATTGTTCTTGAATTGATCACTCCCAGGAATATCAATGAGGTTGTTCTCACACTGAAGAAAGAAGTTGTGAAAACTCAAAGCGGTGAGCTTGAGAAGAATGGCGAGTACCGCCAAATGCTCATCCAAGCCATTCATTCATGTGCCATAAAGTTTCCGGAAGTGGCAAGCACTGTAGTCCATCTTTTGATGGACTTCTTGGGAGATAACAATGTTGCTTCTGCAATTGATGTGGTTGTGTTTGTCCGGGAGATTATCGAAACAAACCCAAAATTAAGGGTTTCCATTGTGACAAGGCTACTAGACACTTTCTACCAAATTCGAGCAGCACGAGTTTGTTCCTGTGCCCTTTGGATCATTGGAGAGTATTGTCTATCTCTCTCTGAAGTTGAGAGTGGCATTGCAACTATCAAGCAGTGTCTTGGAGACCTACCATTTTACTCAGTTTCTGAAGAAAGTGAAGCTACTGATTCTTCAAAAAAGACTCAGCAAGCAAACTCCATTACTACTGTGTCGTCTAGAAGACCAGCTATCCTTGCTGATGGAACATATGCTACTCAAAGTGCTGCCTCTGAAACTGTTTTCTCTCCTGCAACAGTTGTTCAAGGATCTTTAACCACTGGAAACCTGAGATCCCTTCTTCTCACTGGTGATTTCTTCCTGGGAGCAGTTGTTGCTTGTACACTGACTAAGCTCATTCTGAGGCTGGAAGAAGTTCAACCATCAAAAATTGAAGTGAACAAAGCAACGACAAATGCATTACTAATCATGGTCTCAATGCTACAGCTAGGGCAGTCTTCTGTTCTTCCTCACCCAATTGACAATGATTCTTATGACAGAATAGTTCTTTGCATAAGATTGCTCTGTAATACAGGTGACGAGGTTAGGCAGATATGGTTGAGCTCTTGCCGAGAGAGTTTTGTCAAAATGCTTTCTGATAAACAGCTAAGAGAGACAGAGGAGATCAAAGCAAAGGCACAAACTTCTTTCTCCCAGCCAGATGACCTCATTGATTTCTACCATTTGAAGAGTAGGAGG GGCATGAGCCAGCTGGAGTTGGAAGATGCTGTCCAGGATGATTTGAAGCGTGCCACTGGAGAATTTGTCAAGGACGAAAATGATGCTAATAAGCTAAACCGGGTTCTGCAGCTCACGGGATTTAGTGATCCTGTTTACGCTGAAGCATTTGTAACAGTTCATCATTATGATATTGTCCTGGATGTCACTGTTATAAACCGAACCAAAGAGACACTTCAGAATTTATGTTTGGAATTGGCAACAATGGGTGATCTTAAGCTCGTTGAGCGTCCACAGAATTATACTCTAGCTCCTGAGTCAAGCAAGCAGATAAAAGCTAATATCAAGGTGTCTTCTACTGAGACTGGAGTAATTTTTGGTAACATTGTCTATGAGACTTCAAATGTGCTTGAGCGGACTGTTGTCGTGCTCAATGATATCCACATTGACATCATGGATTACATATCTCCTGCCGTGTGCAGTGATGCTGCTTTTAGAACTATGTGGGCTGAATTCGAGTGGGAAAACAAG GTTGCTGTCAACACTGTAATTCAGGATGAAAAAGAATTTCTTGACCATATTATCAAATCAACCAACATGAAGTGCCTGACTGCACC ATCTGCTTTGGAAGATGAATGTGGGTTCCTTGCTGCTAATCTGTATGCGAAAAGTGCGTTTGGAGAGGATGCTTTGGTGAATCTGAGCATTGAAAAGCAATCAGATGGTAAGCTGAGCGGTTATATTCGGATAAGAAGCAAAACACAAGGAATTGCTCTTAGCTTGGGAGACAAGATAACACTCAAGCAGAAGGGAGGCAGTTGA
- the LOC104091545 gene encoding coatomer subunit beta-1 isoform X1: MEKSCSLLIHFDKGTPALANEIKEALEGNDVPAKIDAMKKAVMLLLNGETLPQLFITIIRYVLPSEDHTIQKLLLLYLEIIEKTDSKGRVLPEMILICQNLRNNLQHPNEYLRGVTLRFLCRLNEVDIIEPLIPSIMSNLEHRHPFVRRYAILAVMSIYKLPQGEQLLVDAPEKIENVLTTEQDPSAKRNAFLMLFQCAQERAINYLLTHVDRVSDWGELLQMVVLDLIRKVCRTNKAEKGRYIKIIISLLTAPSAAVTYECAGTLVSLSSAPTAIRAAANTYCQLLQSQSDNNVKLIVLDRLNELKSSHKDIMVDMIMDVLRVLSSPNLDIRRKTLDIVLELITPRNINEVVLTLKKEVVKTQSGELEKNGEYRQMLIQAIHSCAIKFPEVASTVVHLLMDFLGDNNVASAIDVVVFVREIIETNPKLRVSIVTRLLDTFYQIRAARVCSCALWIIGEYCLSLSEVESGIATIKQCLGDLPFYSVSEESEATDSSKKTQQANSITTVSSRRPAILADGTYATQSAASETVFSPATVVQGSLTTGNLRSLLLTGDFFLGAVVACTLTKLILRLEEVQPSKIEVNKATTNALLIMVSMLQLGQSSVLPHPIDNDSYDRIVLCIRLLCNTGDEVRQIWLSSCRESFVKMLSDKQLRETEEIKAKAQTSFSQPDDLIDFYHLKSRRGMSQLELEDAVQDDLKRATGEFVKDENDANKLNRVLQLTGFSDPVYAEAFVTVHHYDIVLDVTVINRTKETLQNLCLELATMGDLKLVERPQNYTLAPESSKQIKANIKVSSTETGVIFGNIVYETSNVLERTVVVLNDIHIDIMDYISPAVCSDAAFRTMWAEFEWENKVAVNTVIQDEKEFLDHIIKSTNMKCLTAPPYLKRLGSLWGVVTRRSRVRVVETTSCRNAGSALEDECGFLAANLYAKSAFGEDALVNLSIEKQSDGKLSGYIRIRSKTQGIALSLGDKITLKQKGGS; encoded by the exons ATGGAGAAGTCCTGCTCTCTGCTGATACATTTTGACAAGGGTACACCAGCTCTTGCTAATGAGATCAAAGAAGCACTTGAAGGAAATGATGTCCCCGCCAAGATTGATGCTATGAAGAAAGCTGTAATGCTTTTATTAAATGGAGAAACCCTACCTCAGCTCTTTATTACTATTATTAGATATGTCTTGCCTTCTGAGGATCACACAATTCAAAAACTATTGCTTTTGTATTTGGAGATTATTGAGAAGACGGATTCTAAGGGGCGTGTGCTGCCTGAGATGATCCTAATCTGCCAGAACTTGAGGAATAATTTGCAGCATCCGAATGAGTACCTTCGTGGAGTTACTTTGAGATTTCTTTGCAGGCTGAATGAGGTTGATATAATTGAACCTCTAATTCCATCTATTATGAGTAACTTGGAGCATCGTCATCCATTTGTGAGGAGGTATGCAATTCTTGCTGTGATGTCTATTTACAAGCTCCCACAGGGTGAGCAGCTCCTGGTAGACGCACCAGAGAAGATCGAGAATGTTTTGACCACTGAGCAGGATCCATCGGCTAAGAGGAATGCATTTCTGATGCTATTCCAATGTGCTCAGGAGCGTGCTATCAATTACCTCTTGACTCATGTTGATAGAGTCTCTGATTGGGGCGAGTTACTTCAGATGGTTGTATTGGATTTGATTCGAAAAGTTTGCAGGACAAACAAAGCGGAGAAAGGGAGGTATATCAAGATTATTATATCATTGCTGACTGCCCCTTCTGCTGCTGTTACCTATGAATGTGCTGGGACTCTTGTTTCCTTGTCTTCTGCCCCAACTGCTATAAGAGCTGCAGCCAACACCTACTGTCAACTTCTTCAATCTCAAAGTGACAACAATGTTAAGCTTATTGTGCTCGATCGACTGAATGAATTGAAATCTTCCCATAAAGATATCATGGTTGATATGATAATGGATGTCCTTAGAGTACTTTCCAGCCCGAACCTTGACATCAGAAGAAAAACACTCGACATTGTTCTTGAATTGATCACTCCCAGGAATATCAATGAGGTTGTTCTCACACTGAAGAAAGAAGTTGTGAAAACTCAAAGCGGTGAGCTTGAGAAGAATGGCGAGTACCGCCAAATGCTCATCCAAGCCATTCATTCATGTGCCATAAAGTTTCCGGAAGTGGCAAGCACTGTAGTCCATCTTTTGATGGACTTCTTGGGAGATAACAATGTTGCTTCTGCAATTGATGTGGTTGTGTTTGTCCGGGAGATTATCGAAACAAACCCAAAATTAAGGGTTTCCATTGTGACAAGGCTACTAGACACTTTCTACCAAATTCGAGCAGCACGAGTTTGTTCCTGTGCCCTTTGGATCATTGGAGAGTATTGTCTATCTCTCTCTGAAGTTGAGAGTGGCATTGCAACTATCAAGCAGTGTCTTGGAGACCTACCATTTTACTCAGTTTCTGAAGAAAGTGAAGCTACTGATTCTTCAAAAAAGACTCAGCAAGCAAACTCCATTACTACTGTGTCGTCTAGAAGACCAGCTATCCTTGCTGATGGAACATATGCTACTCAAAGTGCTGCCTCTGAAACTGTTTTCTCTCCTGCAACAGTTGTTCAAGGATCTTTAACCACTGGAAACCTGAGATCCCTTCTTCTCACTGGTGATTTCTTCCTGGGAGCAGTTGTTGCTTGTACACTGACTAAGCTCATTCTGAGGCTGGAAGAAGTTCAACCATCAAAAATTGAAGTGAACAAAGCAACGACAAATGCATTACTAATCATGGTCTCAATGCTACAGCTAGGGCAGTCTTCTGTTCTTCCTCACCCAATTGACAATGATTCTTATGACAGAATAGTTCTTTGCATAAGATTGCTCTGTAATACAGGTGACGAGGTTAGGCAGATATGGTTGAGCTCTTGCCGAGAGAGTTTTGTCAAAATGCTTTCTGATAAACAGCTAAGAGAGACAGAGGAGATCAAAGCAAAGGCACAAACTTCTTTCTCCCAGCCAGATGACCTCATTGATTTCTACCATTTGAAGAGTAGGAGG GGCATGAGCCAGCTGGAGTTGGAAGATGCTGTCCAGGATGATTTGAAGCGTGCCACTGGAGAATTTGTCAAGGACGAAAATGATGCTAATAAGCTAAACCGGGTTCTGCAGCTCACGGGATTTAGTGATCCTGTTTACGCTGAAGCATTTGTAACAGTTCATCATTATGATATTGTCCTGGATGTCACTGTTATAAACCGAACCAAAGAGACACTTCAGAATTTATGTTTGGAATTGGCAACAATGGGTGATCTTAAGCTCGTTGAGCGTCCACAGAATTATACTCTAGCTCCTGAGTCAAGCAAGCAGATAAAAGCTAATATCAAGGTGTCTTCTACTGAGACTGGAGTAATTTTTGGTAACATTGTCTATGAGACTTCAAATGTGCTTGAGCGGACTGTTGTCGTGCTCAATGATATCCACATTGACATCATGGATTACATATCTCCTGCCGTGTGCAGTGATGCTGCTTTTAGAACTATGTGGGCTGAATTCGAGTGGGAAAACAAG GTTGCTGTCAACACTGTAATTCAGGATGAAAAAGAATTTCTTGACCATATTATCAAATCAACCAACATGAAGTGCCTGACTGCACC GCCCTACTTAAAAAGGTTGGGTTCTCTGTGGGGCGtcgtgaccaggaggtcacgggttcgagtcgtggaaacaacctcttgcagaaatgcagg ATCTGCTTTGGAAGATGAATGTGGGTTCCTTGCTGCTAATCTGTATGCGAAAAGTGCGTTTGGAGAGGATGCTTTGGTGAATCTGAGCATTGAAAAGCAATCAGATGGTAAGCTGAGCGGTTATATTCGGATAAGAAGCAAAACACAAGGAATTGCTCTTAGCTTGGGAGACAAGATAACACTCAAGCAGAAGGGAGGCAGTTGA